One genomic region from Planifilum fimeticola encodes:
- a CDS encoding IclR family transcriptional regulator: MPIIQAVDRALRILDLFDEHDTELKITEISRRIGLNKSTVHSLLKTLQAHGYIDQNADSGKYRLGLKLVERGNLVLHSLDIRTVAKGHLLDLSRQTGLTVHLVILDGKEGVYIDKVEGTSGIVMYSRIGRRVPIHSSAVGKVLVAFQSEEVIRNILDGYEFVPHTPNTIADERTFRAELEKVRSLGYAIDNQENEPGVQCVAVPVRDYLGQVAAAISMSSPIAGIQEERLESMILLLKQTAEKISRKLGYGIHHQNPV; this comes from the coding sequence TTGCCGATCATTCAAGCTGTCGACCGCGCTCTCCGGATTCTCGATCTGTTCGATGAACACGACACCGAGCTGAAAATCACCGAAATCAGCCGACGCATCGGCCTAAACAAGAGCACGGTCCACTCGCTCTTGAAGACGCTGCAGGCCCACGGATACATCGATCAGAACGCGGACAGCGGCAAATACAGACTGGGGCTCAAACTGGTCGAACGGGGCAATCTCGTGCTCCATTCGCTGGATATCCGGACGGTGGCCAAGGGACATCTGCTGGATCTGTCCCGGCAGACCGGACTGACTGTTCACTTGGTGATCCTTGACGGGAAAGAGGGTGTCTACATCGACAAGGTGGAGGGCACCTCCGGCATTGTGATGTACTCCCGTATCGGCCGGAGGGTGCCGATCCATTCCAGCGCCGTCGGAAAGGTGTTGGTCGCCTTCCAGAGCGAGGAGGTGATCCGGAACATTCTGGACGGTTATGAATTTGTGCCGCACACGCCCAACACCATCGCCGATGAGCGGACGTTTCGAGCCGAACTGGAAAAAGTGCGCTCCCTGGGATACGCGATCGACAATCAGGAAAATGAGCCGGGGGTGCAATGCGTGGCCGTCCCGGTCCGCGATTACCTCGGTCAGGTGGCGGCCGCCATCAGCATGTCGTCTCCCATTGCGGGGATTCAGGAGGAACGGCTGGAAAGCATGATCCTTTTGCTCAAACAGACGGCGGAGAAAATCTCCCGAAAACTGGGTTACGGCATCCATCATCAGAACCCGGTTTAA
- a CDS encoding fumarylacetoacetate hydrolase family protein: MRIIRFLNDPHPPVLAAVTDDRRVYPLPYTDFLELVRTAERRGETPLMLLRQVLSSSEPLKRSYEELALLVPIEAPEVWACGVTYERSRDARNAESGGGEVGKTCYDKVYEAERPEIFLKSTAARTVGPHQPVYLRSDSSWQVPEPELGLVLDRNGRILGYTAGNDMSSRDIEGENPLYLPQAKIWRHSCSIGPSIRLAETVEDPYRFEISCRIYRGGRKVFEESASTGRMKRKMEELVSFLIRDNPIFDGTVLLTGTCIVPPDDFTLQEGDRIEIGISGIGTLINSVKAPVPQV, translated from the coding sequence ATGCGCATCATCCGTTTTTTAAACGATCCACATCCCCCCGTTCTGGCCGCGGTCACCGATGATCGCCGGGTTTACCCCTTGCCGTACACCGATTTTTTGGAACTGGTGCGGACGGCGGAGCGCCGGGGGGAAACGCCGCTGATGCTGCTGCGGCAGGTGCTGTCTTCTTCGGAGCCGCTGAAGAGATCTTACGAGGAACTCGCCTTGCTGGTTCCCATCGAGGCCCCCGAGGTGTGGGCCTGCGGCGTCACCTACGAGCGGAGCAGGGATGCCCGGAATGCGGAATCAGGCGGCGGAGAAGTCGGAAAGACCTGTTACGACAAGGTGTATGAAGCGGAGAGGCCTGAAATTTTCCTCAAGTCGACCGCAGCCCGGACGGTGGGACCCCATCAGCCGGTCTATCTGCGCAGCGACTCCTCCTGGCAGGTTCCGGAGCCGGAGTTGGGACTGGTGCTCGACCGGAACGGCCGGATTCTCGGATACACGGCTGGGAACGACATGAGTTCCCGCGACATCGAAGGGGAGAACCCCCTCTACCTGCCCCAGGCAAAAATATGGCGACATTCCTGCTCGATCGGGCCGTCGATCCGGCTGGCGGAAACGGTGGAGGACCCGTATCGGTTCGAGATCTCATGCCGCATTTACCGCGGCGGCCGGAAGGTGTTTGAGGAGTCGGCGTCCACGGGGCGGATGAAGCGGAAAATGGAGGAACTGGTGTCCTTTTTGATCCGGGACAACCCGATTTTTGACGGGACCGTGCTTTTGACCGGGACCTGCATTGTGCCTCCCGACGATTTCACCTTGCAGGAGGGAGACCGGATCGAGATCGGAATTTCCGGCATCGGAACCCTGATCAACTCCGTCAAGGCTCCGGTCCCGCAGGTCTGA
- a CDS encoding UxaA family hydrolase, with protein MEKGYKTVMLHPEDSVAVALSPIPAGAAVEVSCRGRRFTVVLRDAVEFGHKFAVVPIRKGQDVRKYGEVIGAATRDIRVGEHVHVHNVEGKRGRGDRVVRGKSS; from the coding sequence ATGGAAAAGGGATACAAGACCGTGATGCTGCACCCGGAGGATTCGGTGGCCGTGGCCCTTTCCCCGATCCCCGCGGGCGCCGCCGTGGAGGTCTCGTGTCGGGGGCGCCGGTTTACGGTGGTGTTGAGGGATGCCGTCGAATTCGGCCACAAATTTGCCGTGGTGCCGATCCGAAAGGGGCAGGATGTGCGGAAGTACGGCGAGGTGATCGGCGCGGCCACCCGCGACATCCGGGTCGGGGAGCACGTCCACGTCCACAATGTGGAGGGAAAGCGGGGAAGGGGTGATCGGGTTGTGCGCGGAAAGTCTTCCTGA
- a CDS encoding UxaA family hydrolase, which yields MGYRRPDGRVGVRNHVLILPTITCATQAARRVTELVHGTVSFIHQHGCAQVGADYEQTFRTYVGMGTHPNVYGVVVMGLGCETHQARSVADEIAKSGKPVEVVSIQDHGGTLGAIAQAARIAARMVQDASALTREPFGFEELIVGTECGGSDACSGLSANPAVGVVSDMIVDRGGTAILAETTELIGAEHLLAERAVDDRVAKRVYEVIEAMENRAIAMGVDIRTGNPSPGNVRGGLTTLEEKSLGAAAKAGTRPLQELVEYAQRPTKKGLVWMDTPGHDIEQLTGMVAGGAQVVLFTSGRGTPTGSPIAPVIKIATNTPMFEAMRENMDLDAGTIIDGTESVESVGKRIFEEILQVCSGKLTKSEILRQHDFGIWRIGPTF from the coding sequence ATGGGCTACCGGAGGCCCGATGGGCGGGTGGGTGTCCGCAACCACGTGCTGATTCTGCCCACCATCACCTGTGCGACGCAGGCCGCCCGGCGGGTGACGGAACTGGTTCACGGCACCGTCTCCTTCATTCATCAGCACGGCTGCGCCCAGGTGGGCGCCGATTATGAGCAAACCTTCCGCACCTATGTGGGGATGGGAACCCATCCCAACGTGTACGGCGTGGTGGTGATGGGGCTGGGGTGTGAAACCCACCAGGCCAGAAGCGTCGCCGACGAGATCGCGAAGAGCGGAAAACCGGTGGAAGTGGTCTCGATCCAGGATCACGGAGGGACGCTGGGGGCGATTGCGCAGGCGGCCCGGATCGCCGCCCGGATGGTTCAGGACGCTTCCGCTCTGACCCGGGAGCCCTTCGGCTTCGAGGAGCTGATCGTGGGAACCGAGTGCGGCGGGTCGGACGCCTGCTCGGGCCTGTCCGCCAACCCGGCCGTCGGGGTGGTCAGCGACATGATCGTGGACCGGGGCGGAACGGCCATTCTGGCGGAGACGACCGAGCTGATCGGCGCCGAACACCTGCTGGCCGAGCGGGCGGTGGACGATCGGGTGGCCAAGCGGGTGTATGAAGTAATCGAGGCGATGGAAAACCGGGCGATCGCGATGGGGGTCGATATCCGGACCGGAAATCCGAGCCCCGGCAACGTCCGCGGCGGCCTCACCACGCTGGAGGAAAAATCGCTGGGAGCGGCGGCGAAGGCGGGCACGCGCCCACTGCAGGAACTGGTGGAATACGCGCAGCGGCCGACGAAAAAAGGGCTGGTCTGGATGGACACTCCGGGCCACGATATCGAGCAGTTGACCGGCATGGTGGCCGGCGGCGCCCAGGTGGTCCTCTTCACCAGCGGCCGCGGGACGCCGACGGGATCGCCGATCGCGCCCGTGATCAAGATCGCCACCAACACCCCGATGTTCGAGGCGATGCGGGAAAACATGGATCTCGACGCCGGAACGATTATCGACGGGACGGAGTCGGTGGAATCGGTGGGGAAGAGGATTTTTGAGGAAATCCTGCAGGTTTGCTCCGGCAAGCTGACCAAGTCGGAAATCCTGAGACAGCACGATTTCGGCATCTGGCGAATCGGCCCCACGTTTTGA